TCGATCTACCTAATCACCGGTGCTTTCGTCGGCTTTGCCGCCGGTTTATTGGGAATTGGCGGCGGTCTGATTATCGTTCCGGTGCTGACAACCGCTCTGGTCTATTTCATGGACTCTTCGCAGATTGTCCATATTGCGATCGCCACCTCTCTGGCAACCATACTCATCACCTCTATCTCTTCGGTGCGGGCGCACCATCAACATGAAGCGGTGCGCTGGGATGTTTTTCGACTGTTAACTCTGGGCGTGCTGGCAGGCGCGTTTATCGGCGGCTGGATTTCGCAATACTTCGACTCCGCAACCCTATCGATAATCTTCGGAATACTGGAACTCTTAATCGCATTGAATATGCTGCTGGCGATCAAACCGAATCCAAGCCGCGAATTGCCCGGTTTGCCGGGAAATACCCTGGCCGGATTTTTAATCGGTAAACTGGCCGCTCTTGTCGGTGTCGGTGGTGGTACTCTGACCACGCCTTATCTGGTTTGGAACAATGTTTCCATGCACCAGGCGATCGCGACCTCGACGGCCGTCAGTCTGCCGGTCGCTCTGGCCGGCACCATCGGTTACGTTGTCGCCGGGTTACAGGCGCATGACCTTCCCGCTTATACAACCGGCTATATTTACTGGCCGGCCTTTTTCGGCATTATTTTGGCGAGTATCTTTACCGCTCCGCTCGGAGCAAAGCTTGCCCATAAACTTCCGGTAAAGACTTTAAAGCGCGGATTTGGCGTCTTTTTACTGCTGTTAGCGGCTAAAATGCTGTTTTTTACTGCTTAAAATCGCCAAAAGTTATCAACCGAAAAAAAACCAATAAAAACAAGTCATTAAAAATTTAGATAACAAATTTATCCACAAGTCTTACACACAACTTATCCACAAAAATAGTGCTTGAGTTAGATTTATTCACAGGTATACTGTCCTCAAA
The genomic region above belongs to Thiomicrorhabdus xiamenensis and contains:
- a CDS encoding sulfite exporter TauE/SafE family protein, producing the protein MFDAFILEFSIYLITGAFVGFAAGLLGIGGGLIIVPVLTTALVYFMDSSQIVHIAIATSLATILITSISSVRAHHQHEAVRWDVFRLLTLGVLAGAFIGGWISQYFDSATLSIIFGILELLIALNMLLAIKPNPSRELPGLPGNTLAGFLIGKLAALVGVGGGTLTTPYLVWNNVSMHQAIATSTAVSLPVALAGTIGYVVAGLQAHDLPAYTTGYIYWPAFFGIILASIFTAPLGAKLAHKLPVKTLKRGFGVFLLLLAAKMLFFTA